One Streptomyces sp. CNQ-509 DNA window includes the following coding sequences:
- a CDS encoding carbohydrate ABC transporter permease: MSHKLPRRARLVLYGVLLVLLVPFVFPTWWMVTSSLKPASEIFAFPPSLLPGDPGFGAYERVFDLQPFAQQYWNSMYIAVVVTIGTLAVSSMAGYAFARIRFRGQNALFLVVLTGLLIPSEVTIVPLFQMFNDWGLTDTHWPLVLVPILGAPSVLATFIMRQFFITLPAELEEAARMDGLGRFALYWRIALPLARPALAAVGIFTFLHSWNLYLEPIVYLSTPEKFTLPQALTQFTDAYGGPMWDVQLAAASLTALPVLAVFVFAQRQFVEGLAHTGLK, from the coding sequence ATGAGTCATAAGCTGCCCCGGCGCGCCAGGCTCGTGCTCTACGGGGTGCTGCTGGTGCTCCTCGTCCCGTTCGTCTTCCCGACGTGGTGGATGGTGACGTCCTCGCTGAAGCCGGCGAGCGAGATCTTCGCGTTCCCGCCGTCGCTGCTCCCCGGCGACCCCGGGTTCGGCGCGTACGAGCGGGTCTTCGACCTCCAGCCGTTCGCGCAGCAGTACTGGAACAGCATGTACATCGCGGTGGTGGTGACGATCGGCACGCTCGCGGTGTCGTCGATGGCCGGCTACGCGTTCGCGCGCATCCGCTTCCGCGGCCAGAACGCGCTGTTCCTGGTGGTCCTCACCGGCCTGCTGATCCCCAGCGAGGTCACCATCGTGCCGCTCTTCCAGATGTTCAACGACTGGGGGCTGACGGACACCCACTGGCCGCTGGTCCTGGTGCCGATCCTCGGCGCGCCGAGCGTGCTGGCGACGTTCATCATGCGGCAGTTCTTCATCACGCTGCCGGCCGAGCTGGAGGAGGCGGCGCGGATGGACGGCCTGGGCCGCTTCGCCCTCTACTGGCGCATCGCGCTGCCGCTGGCGCGGCCGGCGCTGGCGGCGGTCGGGATCTTCACGTTCCTGCACAGCTGGAACCTGTACCTGGAGCCGATCGTGTACCTCTCCACGCCGGAGAAGTTCACGCTGCCGCAGGCGCTGACGCAGTTCACCGACGCCTACGGCGGCCCGATGTGGGACGTGCAGCTCGCCGCCGCGTCGCTGACCGCGCTGCCGGTGCTGGCCGTGTTCGTCTTCGCGCAGCGCCAGTTCGTGGAGGGCCTCGCGCACACCGGTCTGAAGTGA
- a CDS encoding carbohydrate ABC transporter permease — MTLTKVRPERAAAPRPAGRGGGRFRRGEWVGYAFLSPALLLFLAFVAGPFAVAIVLAFFSWDMLTPAEFNGVGNFTEMFSDPLLYEALANTFVFALASVLTHLGGGLLLAMGVNRMMRRALSYFVRTTLFFPFVISWAAVALLWKYVLDPTFGLVTHYAGEIGVEPPEWFTDPAWALPAIIAIDFWHTIGFTFVIMLAGLQTVPRELHEAARVDGARPHQVFWRVTLPMMSPTIFFAAVVTFIGAFQIFDPVQIITPDGGPENSTITIVMYLYQKGFQSFQIGYAAAVSILVFVIMMAVTLLQFWGSRKWVHQQ, encoded by the coding sequence GTGACCCTGACCAAGGTACGGCCCGAGCGGGCCGCCGCCCCGCGCCCGGCGGGGCGCGGCGGCGGCCGGTTCAGGCGCGGCGAGTGGGTCGGGTACGCGTTCCTCAGCCCGGCGCTGCTGCTCTTCCTCGCCTTCGTGGCCGGGCCGTTCGCCGTCGCCATCGTGCTGGCCTTCTTCAGTTGGGACATGCTCACCCCCGCCGAGTTCAACGGCGTCGGCAACTTCACCGAGATGTTCTCCGACCCGCTGCTCTACGAGGCGCTGGCCAACACGTTCGTCTTCGCCTTGGCCTCCGTCCTCACCCATCTCGGCGGCGGGCTGCTGCTCGCCATGGGCGTCAACCGGATGATGAGAAGGGCGCTTTCGTACTTCGTCCGCACCACGCTGTTCTTCCCGTTCGTCATCTCCTGGGCCGCGGTCGCGCTGCTCTGGAAGTACGTGCTCGACCCGACGTTCGGGCTCGTCACGCACTACGCCGGCGAGATCGGCGTCGAGCCGCCCGAGTGGTTCACCGACCCGGCGTGGGCGCTGCCCGCCATCATCGCGATCGACTTCTGGCACACCATCGGCTTCACCTTCGTCATCATGCTCGCCGGGCTGCAGACCGTTCCGCGCGAACTCCACGAGGCGGCACGCGTGGACGGCGCCCGGCCGCACCAGGTCTTCTGGCGGGTGACCCTGCCGATGATGTCCCCGACGATCTTCTTCGCCGCCGTCGTCACCTTCATCGGGGCGTTCCAGATCTTCGACCCCGTGCAGATCATCACGCCCGACGGCGGGCCGGAGAACTCGACCATCACCATCGTCATGTACCTCTACCAGAAGGGCTTCCAGTCCTTCCAGATCGGCTACGCCGCGGCCGTGTCCATCCTGGTCTTCGTGATCATGATGGCCGTCACGCTGCTGCAGTTCTGGGGCTCGCGGAAGTGGGTGCACCAGCAGTGA
- a CDS encoding GH116 family glycosyl-hydrolase, protein MHDTPWPVVRRYRGDRLARIAMPVGGIGTGSIGFGGRGQLLDWELFNRPAKGFTPDSFFCLRAEGAAGSFTRVLESALLPGEYAGHGGSPSALHGLPRFREGEFAAAYPFGQVRLTDPELPVAATVRVFNPLVPGDADASGVPALVYRVTVRNTGAGELAVDVCGNLQHVAGRRPTGGLPAGNAFRLVELDGATVLSGHTTEVAEGDESWGTLALAALEGPVTSHRLTWARRSWGDSLLDFWDDFAADGRLAEPAEGARVPTGSLVVSDRLPAGAEREFTFVLAWHFPNRRGWSHRFQGPPDYGHSADTVGNHYATRYTDAADVVRRIAPRLPDHERRTRAYVEAVTTSSLPPAVQDAVLSNAAVLKTQTCFRIADGTFLAWEGGNPDHGSCHGSCTHVWNYQYALEQLFPDLAWTMREVEFAHALDGRGMMSFRAGLPLDREGTGWRIAAADGQMGALVRLYRTWRLTGRDDLLAALWPGARRALEFAWIPLGWDADRDGLMEGCQHSTSDVEYYGPSGVNQSWYLAALAACERMARALGDHAFAATCAEVLAGGAARTDAELFNGAYYEQKVLPAGSADNIADGLRIRYDGDNPDVGSDDLVDPDLQIGPGCMGDQLAGHTYAVLCGLDDRLDAAHTRTALRSVLRHNHRGEFHSHMNHLRTFALGDEHGLLNCTYPHGGRPTRPFPYCNEVWTGVEYTAALGLAAQGDREAAEHVVADVRDRYDGRVRNPFNEVECGNHYVRSMASFGLAHAWPRTVVDAGAGTVELDPLPGRWPVVAGGHVGTVRVTAGPEGAAAEAVWESVAEGSGGPLTVRLRAAAAGAGEAAAPPPA, encoded by the coding sequence ATGCACGACACCCCCTGGCCGGTGGTACGCCGCTACCGAGGCGACCGGCTCGCCCGCATCGCCATGCCGGTCGGCGGTATCGGCACCGGCTCCATCGGCTTCGGCGGGCGCGGCCAACTGCTCGACTGGGAGCTGTTCAACCGACCCGCCAAGGGCTTCACCCCCGACTCGTTCTTCTGCCTGCGCGCCGAAGGCGCCGCCGGGTCCTTCACCCGCGTCCTCGAATCGGCGCTGCTCCCCGGCGAGTACGCGGGCCACGGCGGCAGCCCGTCCGCGCTGCACGGCCTGCCCCGCTTCCGCGAGGGCGAGTTCGCCGCCGCCTACCCCTTCGGCCAGGTGCGGCTCACCGACCCGGAGCTGCCGGTCGCGGCCACCGTACGGGTCTTCAACCCGCTCGTCCCCGGCGACGCCGACGCCAGCGGCGTCCCCGCCCTCGTCTACCGGGTGACGGTCCGCAACACCGGCGCCGGGGAGCTGGCCGTCGACGTCTGCGGCAATCTCCAGCATGTCGCGGGCCGCCGCCCCACCGGCGGCCTGCCCGCGGGCAACGCCTTCCGCCTCGTCGAACTCGACGGCGCCACCGTGCTGTCCGGCCACACCACCGAGGTCGCCGAGGGCGACGAGAGCTGGGGCACGCTGGCGCTCGCCGCCCTCGAAGGCCCCGTCACCAGCCACCGGCTGACCTGGGCGCGCCGCTCCTGGGGCGACTCGCTGCTGGACTTCTGGGACGACTTCGCCGCCGACGGCCGGCTGGCCGAGCCCGCCGAGGGCGCCCGCGTGCCCACCGGATCCCTCGTGGTCTCCGACCGCCTCCCGGCGGGCGCCGAGCGGGAGTTCACCTTCGTCCTCGCCTGGCACTTCCCGAACCGCCGCGGCTGGAGCCACCGCTTCCAGGGCCCGCCGGACTACGGCCACAGCGCCGACACCGTCGGCAACCACTACGCCACCCGCTACACCGACGCCGCCGACGTGGTCCGCAGGATCGCGCCCCGGCTGCCGGACCACGAGCGCCGCACCCGCGCCTACGTCGAGGCCGTCACGACCTCCAGCCTGCCGCCCGCCGTCCAGGACGCCGTGCTCTCCAACGCCGCCGTGCTGAAGACGCAGACCTGCTTCCGCATCGCCGACGGCACCTTCCTGGCCTGGGAGGGCGGCAACCCCGACCACGGGAGCTGCCACGGCAGTTGCACGCACGTGTGGAACTACCAGTACGCGCTGGAGCAGCTCTTCCCCGACCTGGCCTGGACGATGCGCGAGGTCGAGTTCGCGCACGCGCTGGACGGGCGCGGCATGATGAGCTTCCGCGCCGGGCTGCCGCTGGACCGCGAGGGTACCGGCTGGCGGATCGCCGCCGCCGACGGGCAGATGGGCGCCCTCGTCCGGCTCTACCGCACCTGGCGGCTGACCGGGCGCGACGACCTGCTGGCGGCGCTCTGGCCGGGTGCGCGCCGGGCGCTCGAGTTCGCCTGGATCCCGCTCGGCTGGGACGCGGACCGCGACGGGCTGATGGAGGGCTGCCAGCACAGCACCAGCGACGTCGAGTACTACGGGCCGAGCGGCGTCAACCAGTCCTGGTACCTGGCCGCACTCGCCGCCTGCGAGCGGATGGCGCGGGCCCTCGGCGACCACGCCTTCGCCGCCACCTGTGCGGAGGTGCTGGCCGGCGGCGCGGCCAGGACGGACGCGGAGCTGTTCAACGGCGCGTACTACGAGCAGAAGGTGCTGCCCGCCGGCTCCGCGGACAACATCGCCGACGGGCTGCGCATCCGCTACGACGGCGACAACCCCGACGTCGGCTCCGACGACCTCGTCGACCCGGACCTGCAGATCGGCCCCGGCTGCATGGGCGACCAGCTCGCCGGCCACACGTACGCCGTGCTCTGCGGCCTCGACGACCGGCTCGACGCCGCGCACACCAGGACCGCGCTGCGCAGCGTGCTGCGGCACAACCACCGCGGGGAGTTCCACTCGCACATGAACCACCTGCGCACCTTCGCGCTCGGCGACGAGCACGGGCTGCTGAACTGCACGTATCCACACGGCGGCCGGCCGACGCGACCGTTTCCGTACTGCAACGAGGTGTGGACGGGCGTGGAGTACACCGCGGCCCTCGGGCTCGCCGCGCAGGGCGACCGGGAGGCGGCGGAGCACGTGGTGGCGGACGTCAGGGACCGCTACGACGGCCGGGTGCGCAATCCGTTCAACGAGGTGGAGTGCGGCAACCACTACGTGCGCTCCATGGCCTCGTTCGGGCTGGCGCACGCGTGGCCGCGGACCGTCGTGGACGCCGGCGCCGGGACCGTCGAACTCGACCCGCTGCCGGGCCGCTGGCCGGTCGTCGCCGGGGGGCACGTGGGGACCGTGCGCGTCACCGCGGGCCCGGAAGGGGCCGCGGCTGAGGCGGTGTGGGAGTCGGTGGCGGAGGGGAGCGGAGGGCCGCTCACGGTACGGCTGCGCGCCGCGGCCGCGGGCGCGGGGGAGGCCGCCGCGCCGCCGCCCGCGTAG
- a CDS encoding carbohydrate ABC transporter permease — protein sequence MTVRIRSRRRVRPAPLLLELLLVAVGLVMIAPLVWLVVQSLTAEEAAFELPPTWIPKPFTTDNFAAVPDAIPFGRMALNSLQVAVIATVGSLLVSVLAAYAFSRLTFRGRDGIFLVLLSALMIPAQMTVIPVFVLMRNLGLIDSLPALWLPALINVFSIFFFRQYFNTIPRELDEAARIDGAGHLWILFRIIVPLSGPALAAMAILTFQAVWNNYLGPLIFLSTPENMTLPVGLVTLQASHGGSPVVVFAAITAVVVPVLALFLVFQRSFVASIAQAGLRG from the coding sequence GTGACCGTACGGATCCGCAGCCGCCGGCGCGTACGCCCGGCCCCTCTGCTCCTCGAACTCCTCCTGGTCGCCGTCGGGCTCGTCATGATCGCCCCGCTGGTCTGGCTCGTCGTGCAGAGCCTCACGGCGGAGGAGGCGGCCTTCGAGCTGCCGCCCACCTGGATCCCCAAGCCCTTCACCACCGACAACTTCGCCGCCGTGCCGGACGCCATCCCGTTCGGCCGGATGGCGCTCAACAGTCTCCAGGTCGCGGTGATCGCCACCGTCGGCTCGCTGCTGGTCAGCGTGCTCGCCGCGTACGCCTTCTCCCGGCTCACCTTCCGCGGCCGGGACGGGATCTTCCTCGTGCTGCTGAGCGCGCTGATGATCCCGGCGCAGATGACGGTCATCCCCGTCTTCGTGCTCATGCGCAACCTCGGCCTCATCGACTCGCTGCCCGCGCTGTGGCTGCCCGCGCTGATCAACGTCTTCTCGATCTTCTTCTTCCGGCAGTACTTCAACACCATCCCGCGCGAACTGGACGAGGCCGCGCGCATCGACGGCGCCGGGCATCTGTGGATCCTCTTCCGGATCATCGTGCCGCTGTCGGGCCCCGCGCTCGCGGCGATGGCGATCCTGACGTTCCAGGCCGTCTGGAACAACTACCTCGGCCCGCTGATCTTCCTCAGCACCCCGGAGAACATGACGCTGCCGGTGGGCCTCGTCACCCTCCAGGCCAGCCACGGCGGTTCGCCGGTGGTGGTGTTCGCGGCGATCACGGCGGTGGTGGTGCCGGTGCTGGCGCTGTTCCTGGTCTTCCAGCGCTCGTTCGTGGCGAGCATCGCGCAGGCGGGACTGCGCGGATGA
- a CDS encoding sugar ABC transporter substrate-binding protein, with amino-acid sequence MSRRQVLRSLGAAALAAPAAGSLAACGGSASGDSSSLDLVYLGDATQQEAFNALFAEFNKSKPKVKIKARGIAAETWGNFANTVSTQIAGGKVPDIVQVATEGQRLFASKDLLEPLDPYLDRDKKIVEDYFSDTDPKLREWTETYGSTDGKTYYIPGGYNTSVLYCNTKVFADAGVDLPEAEWTWDDFRAAGERIKAKTGAFLLPAGFAFPFLDIMPWLLTNGASTHNAAWDEATFDSPAAVEAAEYVKSLIDAGLSPKPGGNFNAAGQLRKGKLAAFGAGRWATLDMRRLGLTDSVRIVPWPSNAQAGATVGWDGWPILRASRNKDAAWEFLTWMMSKEASTFYASAGGTNIPARNSVAAGPAFTDDAPAGTENLPAALGYGTPIPSPERGAEAQAAITQGWQAAILGNQPAAEALGSANDKLSGLL; translated from the coding sequence ATGTCGCGCCGTCAGGTGCTGCGGTCACTGGGCGCGGCGGCGCTCGCCGCGCCCGCCGCGGGGAGCCTGGCGGCGTGCGGGGGGTCGGCGTCGGGGGACTCGTCCTCGCTCGACCTCGTGTATCTGGGCGACGCCACCCAGCAGGAGGCGTTCAACGCGCTCTTCGCCGAGTTCAACAAGTCCAAGCCGAAGGTGAAGATCAAGGCCCGCGGCATCGCCGCCGAGACCTGGGGCAACTTCGCCAACACCGTCTCCACCCAGATCGCCGGCGGCAAAGTCCCCGACATCGTCCAGGTCGCCACCGAGGGCCAGCGGCTCTTCGCCTCCAAGGACCTCCTGGAACCCCTCGACCCGTACCTGGACCGGGACAAGAAGATCGTCGAGGACTACTTCTCCGACACCGACCCCAAGCTGAGGGAGTGGACCGAGACCTACGGCTCCACCGACGGCAAGACGTACTACATACCCGGCGGCTACAACACCTCGGTCCTGTACTGCAACACCAAGGTCTTCGCCGACGCCGGCGTCGACCTGCCCGAGGCCGAGTGGACCTGGGACGACTTCCGTGCCGCAGGCGAGCGCATCAAGGCGAAGACCGGCGCGTTCCTGCTGCCCGCCGGCTTCGCGTTCCCCTTCCTCGACATCATGCCGTGGCTGCTCACCAACGGTGCCAGCACCCACAACGCCGCCTGGGACGAGGCGACGTTCGACAGCCCCGCGGCCGTCGAGGCCGCCGAGTACGTCAAGAGCCTCATCGACGCGGGACTCTCGCCCAAGCCGGGCGGCAACTTCAACGCCGCGGGCCAGCTCCGGAAGGGCAAGCTCGCCGCCTTCGGCGCCGGCCGGTGGGCCACGCTCGACATGCGCCGGCTGGGGCTCACCGACTCCGTGCGCATCGTGCCCTGGCCGAGCAACGCCCAGGCCGGCGCCACCGTCGGCTGGGACGGCTGGCCGATCCTGCGCGCCTCCAGGAACAAGGACGCCGCCTGGGAGTTCCTCACGTGGATGATGTCGAAGGAGGCGTCCACCTTCTACGCCTCCGCCGGCGGCACCAACATCCCCGCCCGCAACTCGGTCGCCGCAGGACCGGCGTTCACCGACGACGCCCCGGCCGGCACCGAGAACCTGCCCGCCGCCCTCGGCTACGGCACCCCCATCCCGTCGCCCGAGCGCGGCGCGGAGGCCCAGGCCGCCATCACCCAGGGCTGGCAGGCGGCCATCCTCGGCAACCAGCCCGCCGCCGAGGCCCTGGGCAGCGCGAACGACAAGCTCAGCGGGCTGCTGTGA
- a CDS encoding membrane protein translates to MTSFDKLRARLARAVRRVGEAAPPRNAAVLRWLAFVVAALATAVLVIAGTARSTVADAGFYRAALDREHAYDRLYDQVLVDPEASGVTRDLLARLPVPESVVTSNLKTVLPPTTARALAEDVIGDAVAYLRGEKDDLTLEVDLRPVLDNLGAVGNVHFADVVANLQDKPAPDYAAFQSDLGEAVDRIADGERPEGLPTLDLTEAQARTATDTVLRAVPADERAELRPRLLAALGVGDLATALAEVGPALFSGREESASSALRNTADGVSWDLASEFGSGGDELGPAREARAFTKLGLGWVQTGAILLGLASLGVLWRYGPRAPGRRLVRIGGTLACGGALTFVLALVVRGNVGGNIAAAPRNWPDTAARLLDDVQRTALDRLYTVALTTAAVPLTAGVLLTAGGWLWHRRATAIAAARTAAAERDAEAVAGAEPATGEAGGPEAVATPETGQADGGEAGPAGAAWPPVPAPVSPLPPRYRWGAVGVVAAALAGAVFVPNAFGGESDRRCNGREELCELRYDEVAQLASHNAMATSQDRFIAPLQDPSITGQLNDGVRALLIDTHRWETPPEITDRLAESDFTPTMQRQIRSVLNTVDPPRKGEWLCHAVCRGGALPLVPELQKIGDWLEQNPSDVVTLVVQDGISGADTRTAMRQAGLEDLAFTPADDPDEPWPTLGEMIDEDRRLVVFAEKADGPAPWYRNFYRYGMETPFAFRTPEDMTCTANRGGEDKQLFLMNHFITNSGGSRLDAGRINARDFVLDRARECERVRGRPVNLVAVDYATIGDARGAVKVLNDERLARREG, encoded by the coding sequence ATGACCTCGTTCGACAAGCTCAGAGCCCGGCTCGCCCGCGCGGTGCGGCGGGTCGGCGAGGCCGCGCCGCCGCGGAACGCCGCCGTCCTGCGGTGGCTCGCCTTCGTGGTGGCGGCGCTCGCCACGGCGGTGCTGGTCATCGCGGGTACGGCCCGCTCCACCGTCGCCGACGCCGGCTTCTACCGGGCCGCGCTCGACCGGGAGCACGCCTACGACCGGCTCTACGACCAGGTGCTCGTCGACCCCGAGGCATCGGGCGTCACCCGCGACCTGCTCGCCCGGCTGCCCGTGCCCGAGTCCGTCGTCACCTCGAACCTGAAGACGGTGCTGCCGCCGACCACCGCGCGGGCCCTGGCCGAGGACGTCATCGGGGACGCGGTGGCCTACCTGCGCGGCGAGAAGGACGACCTGACCCTGGAGGTCGACCTGCGGCCGGTGCTCGACAACCTGGGCGCGGTGGGCAACGTCCACTTCGCCGACGTCGTCGCGAACCTCCAGGACAAGCCCGCCCCCGACTACGCCGCCTTCCAGTCCGACCTGGGCGAGGCCGTAGACCGGATCGCCGACGGCGAGCGCCCCGAGGGCCTGCCGACCCTCGACCTCACCGAGGCGCAGGCGAGGACCGCCACCGACACCGTGCTGCGGGCCGTACCCGCGGACGAGCGGGCGGAACTGCGCCCGCGGCTGCTCGCCGCGCTCGGCGTCGGGGACCTGGCCACGGCGCTCGCGGAGGTCGGGCCCGCGCTCTTCTCCGGGCGGGAGGAGAGCGCGTCCTCCGCGTTGCGGAACACGGCGGACGGGGTGTCGTGGGACCTGGCCTCCGAGTTCGGCTCCGGCGGCGACGAGCTGGGCCCGGCGCGGGAGGCCCGCGCCTTCACCAAGCTGGGCCTCGGCTGGGTGCAGACCGGCGCGATCCTGCTGGGGCTGGCCTCCCTGGGCGTGCTGTGGCGGTACGGGCCACGCGCCCCGGGCCGCCGGCTGGTGCGCATCGGCGGGACACTGGCATGCGGCGGTGCACTGACCTTCGTGCTGGCACTGGTGGTGCGCGGGAACGTCGGCGGCAACATCGCCGCCGCGCCGCGGAACTGGCCGGACACCGCCGCCCGGCTCCTTGACGACGTACAGCGCACCGCGCTCGACCGGCTCTACACGGTCGCCCTGACGACCGCGGCGGTACCGCTGACGGCGGGAGTGCTGCTGACCGCCGGCGGCTGGCTGTGGCACCGCAGGGCGACCGCTATCGCCGCCGCACGGACCGCGGCGGCCGAGCGGGACGCGGAGGCGGTGGCGGGCGCGGAGCCGGCGACCGGGGAGGCCGGCGGGCCGGAGGCCGTTGCGACGCCGGAGACAGGTCAAGCAGACGGTGGGGAGGCGGGCCCGGCCGGTGCCGCCTGGCCGCCCGTGCCCGCGCCCGTGTCGCCCCTGCCGCCGCGCTACCGCTGGGGCGCGGTCGGCGTCGTCGCCGCCGCGCTGGCCGGCGCCGTCTTCGTCCCCAACGCCTTCGGCGGTGAGTCCGACCGCCGCTGCAACGGGCGCGAGGAGCTGTGCGAGCTGCGCTACGACGAGGTGGCCCAGCTCGCCTCGCACAACGCGATGGCCACCTCCCAGGACCGGTTCATCGCCCCGCTCCAGGACCCGTCGATCACCGGCCAGCTCAACGACGGCGTCCGCGCCCTGCTCATCGACACCCACCGCTGGGAGACACCGCCGGAGATCACCGACCGGCTGGCGGAGTCGGACTTCACCCCGACCATGCAGCGGCAGATTCGCTCCGTGCTCAACACCGTCGACCCGCCCCGCAAGGGCGAATGGCTGTGCCACGCCGTCTGCCGCGGCGGCGCGCTGCCGCTGGTCCCGGAGCTCCAGAAGATCGGCGACTGGCTGGAGCAGAACCCGTCCGACGTCGTCACGCTGGTGGTCCAGGACGGCATCAGCGGCGCCGACACCCGCACGGCGATGCGCCAGGCCGGGCTGGAGGACCTGGCGTTCACGCCGGCAGACGACCCGGACGAGCCGTGGCCCACGCTCGGCGAGATGATCGACGAGGACCGGCGCCTGGTGGTGTTCGCGGAGAAGGCGGACGGCCCGGCGCCCTGGTACCGCAACTTCTACCGGTACGGCATGGAGACCCCGTTCGCGTTCCGTACGCCCGAGGACATGACCTGCACGGCGAACCGCGGCGGCGAGGACAAGCAGCTGTTCCTCATGAACCACTTCATCACCAACAGCGGCGGCAGCCGCCTGGACGCCGGCCGGATCAACGCCCGCGACTTCGTGCTCGACCGGGCCCGGGAGTGCGAGCGGGTGCGCGGCCGGCCGGTGAACCTGGTGGCCGTCGACTACGCCACGATCGGCGACGCCCGCGGCGCCGTGAAAGTACTCAACGACGAGCGCCTCGCCCGCCGCGAGGGCTGA
- a CDS encoding LamG-like jellyroll fold domain-containing protein, protein MGRTTEEEEDRGGQRTRLDRRALLQSAVAVPAAGAVAALAADPAVAAGGAAPGAAGTGGRHGYDAESPRFALAVLPDTQYLFDADSADPEPLRATFRYLTAERGKANIAFMAHLGDVTEHGTADELRLAAATFRALDGSVPYSVLAGNYDVDGSQDDQRGDSPYLDDFGPDRYRRMPTFRGASDDGYNTCHVLRGGGREWLVLALDWRISDRGLRWAQGVLDRFPKLPAILTTHDLAWSGDDGAAQLSDHGRRLWDGLIRGNDQIFLALGGHYWPPGRTVLTNDAGNDVHVHLTNYQDRYYGGAGMIRLYGFDLARGVIDVETFSPWFLARDPGRRSPLAAETVELTGPADRFSMEIGFTGRFAGFAPPVRPRPRPPATVLPRGTVAYWRFDADGLAAAGRDGEPVADGARARDLSGNGNDLTVRRLHDSGPAALTWSDGHHEGQPAHASLRFDGGKGPDRGAVLTTAAGAPLNSEKFTSGYTIETFVKLPEPFEGDHAWMGILSWEGRNGDAGKTTGWSPDEPTCSLNLSPERFLQYVVYPHRQDADPTSWSHTLPVGRWMHLAVVNDGRRTVVYVDGSKIARNPAQRSTGIATLGKPFVVGATQFDEKFGQGFYGWIGDTRIVARALAPRDFLAPAAP, encoded by the coding sequence ATGGGCCGGACAACTGAAGAGGAAGAGGACCGCGGCGGGCAGCGCACCCGCCTCGACAGACGGGCGCTGCTCCAGAGCGCCGTCGCCGTGCCGGCCGCCGGCGCGGTGGCGGCGCTGGCGGCCGACCCCGCGGTGGCGGCCGGCGGCGCCGCGCCGGGGGCGGCCGGGACCGGCGGACGGCACGGGTACGACGCCGAGAGCCCGCGCTTCGCGCTGGCCGTGCTGCCGGACACGCAGTACCTCTTCGACGCCGACAGCGCCGACCCCGAGCCGCTGCGCGCCACGTTCCGGTACCTGACCGCCGAGCGCGGGAAGGCGAACATCGCGTTCATGGCGCACCTCGGGGACGTCACCGAGCACGGCACGGCCGACGAGCTCCGGCTGGCCGCCGCCACCTTCCGCGCCCTGGACGGCTCGGTTCCGTACAGCGTGCTCGCGGGCAACTACGACGTCGACGGCTCCCAGGACGACCAGCGGGGCGACAGCCCGTACCTCGACGACTTCGGCCCGGACCGCTACCGGCGCATGCCGACGTTCCGCGGCGCCTCCGACGACGGCTACAACACCTGCCATGTGCTGCGCGGCGGCGGGCGCGAGTGGCTGGTGCTGGCGCTGGACTGGCGGATCTCCGACCGCGGGCTGCGCTGGGCGCAGGGCGTCCTGGACCGGTTCCCGAAGCTGCCGGCGATCCTGACCACGCACGACCTGGCCTGGTCCGGCGACGACGGCGCGGCACAGCTCTCCGACCACGGGCGGCGGCTGTGGGACGGGCTGATCCGCGGCAACGACCAGATCTTCCTGGCGCTGGGCGGGCACTACTGGCCGCCGGGGCGCACGGTGCTGACCAACGACGCGGGCAACGATGTCCACGTGCACCTCACGAACTACCAGGACCGCTACTACGGCGGCGCCGGGATGATCCGGCTGTACGGCTTCGACCTGGCGCGCGGCGTGATCGACGTGGAGACGTTCTCGCCGTGGTTCCTGGCCCGCGACCCGGGGCGCAGGTCGCCGCTGGCGGCGGAGACGGTGGAGCTGACAGGGCCGGCCGACCGGTTCTCGATGGAGATCGGCTTCACCGGGCGGTTCGCCGGCTTCGCCCCGCCCGTACGGCCGCGGCCCCGGCCGCCGGCCACGGTGCTGCCGCGCGGCACGGTCGCGTACTGGCGCTTCGACGCCGACGGCCTCGCCGCGGCCGGCCGGGACGGCGAGCCGGTCGCCGACGGGGCACGCGCCCGGGACCTCAGCGGCAACGGCAACGACCTGACCGTACGGCGGCTGCACGACAGCGGCCCCGCGGCGCTGACCTGGTCGGACGGCCACCACGAGGGCCAGCCGGCGCACGCGAGCCTGCGCTTCGACGGCGGGAAGGGCCCGGATCGCGGCGCGGTCCTGACCACGGCGGCGGGCGCGCCGCTCAACAGCGAGAAGTTCACGTCCGGCTACACGATCGAGACGTTCGTCAAGCTGCCCGAGCCCTTCGAGGGCGACCACGCCTGGATGGGGATCCTGAGCTGGGAGGGCCGCAACGGCGACGCCGGCAAGACCACGGGCTGGTCGCCGGACGAGCCGACGTGCAGCCTCAACCTCTCCCCCGAGCGGTTCCTCCAGTACGTCGTCTATCCGCACCGCCAGGACGCCGATCCCACTTCGTGGAGCCACACACTGCCGGTGGGCCGCTGGATGCACCTGGCCGTCGTCAACGACGGCCGCCGCACGGTTGTCTACGTGGACGGCTCGAAGATCGCCCGCAATCCCGCGCAGCGCTCGACCGGCATCGCCACCCTCGGCAAGCCGTTCGTCGTCGGGGCCACGCAGTTCGACGAGAAGTTCGGGCAGGGCTTCTACGGCTGGATCGGCGACACCCGCATCGTGGCCCGGGCGCTGGCCCCGCGGGACTTCCTGGCCCCCGCCGCCCCCTGA